The sequence TCGGTGGTGCCGACGATCCAGTGCCGGCCCCACGGGATCACGAACAGCACGCTGGTCGCGGTCCGCAGGATCAGCCCGGTCGTCGACGGGATCCGGTCCCGCGGCACCACCAGGTGGATGCCCTTGGAGGCGCGCACGTGGAACTGGCCGCGCTCGCCGATCAGGGCCTGGGTGTCGTCGGTCCACACCCCGGTCGCGTTGATCACCTGCTGGGCGCGGATCTCGAAGGTCCGGCCGTGCTCCAGGTCGGCGACCCGGACCCCGGTGACCCGCTCGCCCTCGCGCAGGAAGCCGGTCACCTCCACCCGGTTGGCGACGTGCGCGCCGTACGCGGCCGCGGTCCGGGCCAGGAACATCGTGTGCCGGGCGTCGTCCACCTGGGCGTCGTGGTATTGCAGCGCCCCGACCAGCGCGTCCTTGCGCAGGGCCGGGCAGGCGCGCAGCGCGCCGCGACGGGTCAGGTGCCGGTGGCGCGGCAGCGCGCCGGGCCATGCCATCGCGTCGTAGAGGGTGACGCCCGCACCGGCGTACAGCCGCTCCCACCCGCGGTGCCGCAGCGGGTAGAGGAAGCGCACCGGGCGGGCCAGGTGCGGGGCGAGGCGGGACAGGATCAGCCCGCGCTCCCGCAGCGCCTCCCGGACCAGCCCGAAGTCGAGCATCTCCAGGTAACGCAGGCCGCCGTGGATCAGCTTGCTGGAGCGGCTGGAGGTGCCGGAGGCGAAGTCGCGCGCCTCGACCAGCCCCACGGAGAGACCCCGCGTGACCGCGTCGAGCGCGCACCCCGCCCCCACCACTCCCCCGCCGACGACCAGCACGTCGACCTCGGCCCCGGCCAGAGCCCGCAGCGCGGCGTCCCGGGTGTCGGGCGAGAGAGCCGACATCAGTCCACGTCCACCCAGTCGAGAGTCCGCTGCACCGCCTTCTTCCAGCGGCCGTACCCCTGCTCGCGCTGCTGCGCCGACCAGCTCGGCTGCCAGCGCTGCGACTCGTTCCAGTTCTCCCGCAGCTCGTCGGTGCTCTTCCAGAAGCCGACCGCGAGCCCGGCCGCGTACGCCGCCCCGAGCGCCGTGGTCTCGGCGACCACCGGCCGGCTCACCGGCACGCCCAGCACGTCCGCCTGGATCTGCATGCACAGGTTGTTGACCGTGATGCCGCCGTCCACCTTGAGCACGTCCAGGGTGACGCCCGAGTCCTGGGCCATCGCGTCGACCACGTCGCGGGTCTGGTAGCAGATCGCCTCCAGGGTGGCCCGGGCGATGTGCGCGTCGGTGTTGAAGCGGGACAGCCCGACGATCGCCCCGCGCGCGTCGGACCGCCAGTACGGGGCGAACAGCCCGGAGAACGCCGGCACGAAGTACACCCCGCCGCTGTCGGGCACCTGCGCCGCCAGCGCCTCGCTCTCCCCGGCCGACTTGATCAGGTGCAGCTGGTCGCGCAGCCACTGCACGGCCGATCCGGTGACCGCGATCGAGCCCTCCAGGGCGTAGACCGGCGCGGCGTCACCGAATTTGTAGCAGACCGTGGTGAGCAGGCCGTTCTCCGAGCGCACCAGGTTCGTCCCGGTGTTGAGCAGCATGAAGTTGCCGGTGCCGTAGGTGTTCTTCGCCTCGCCCGGGGAGAAGCAGACCTGGCCGACCGTGGCGGCCTGCTGGTCACCGAGGTCCCCGGTGAGCGGCACGTCCCCGCCGAGCGGCCCGTCGACGTGCGCGATGCCGTAGCCGTTCGGGTCCGACGAGGGCCGGATCTCCGGCAGCATCCGCCGGGGGATGCCGAAGAACGACAGCAGCTCGTCGTCCCAGTCCAGGGTCTCCAGGTTCATCAGCATCGTGCGGCTGGCGTTGGTCACGTCGGTGACGTGGTTGCCGCCGCGCTGCCCGCCGGTGATGTTCCACAGCAGCCAGCTGTCGGTGTTGCCGAAGATCGCGTCGCCGCGCTCGGCGGCCTCGCGGACCCCGTCGACGTTCTCCAGGATCCACTGGATCTTGCCGGCCGAGAAGTAGGTGGCCGGCGGCAGCCCGGCCTTGCGCCGGATCACGTCGCCGCGGCCGTCCCGGTCCAGCGCCGAGGCGATCCGGTCGGTCCGGGTGTCCTGCCAGACGATCGCGTTGTAGTACGGCCGGCCGGTGCGCCGGTCCCACACCACCGCGGTCTCCCGCTGGTTGGTGATGCCCACCGCGGCCAGGTCGCTCGCGCCCAGGTTCGCCTTCTGCATCGCGGTACGCACCACCGCGACCGTGCGCTCCCAGATCTCGATCGGGTTGTGCTCGACCCACCCCGCCCGCGGCAG is a genomic window of Actinoplanes teichomyceticus ATCC 31121 containing:
- the glpK gene encoding glycerol kinase GlpK, yielding MADFVGAVDQGTTSTRFMIFDHGGNEVARHQLEHEQILPRAGWVEHNPIEIWERTVAVVRTAMQKANLGASDLAAVGITNQRETAVVWDRRTGRPYYNAIVWQDTRTDRIASALDRDGRGDVIRRKAGLPPATYFSAGKIQWILENVDGVREAAERGDAIFGNTDSWLLWNITGGQRGGNHVTDVTNASRTMLMNLETLDWDDELLSFFGIPRRMLPEIRPSSDPNGYGIAHVDGPLGGDVPLTGDLGDQQAATVGQVCFSPGEAKNTYGTGNFMLLNTGTNLVRSENGLLTTVCYKFGDAAPVYALEGSIAVTGSAVQWLRDQLHLIKSAGESEALAAQVPDSGGVYFVPAFSGLFAPYWRSDARGAIVGLSRFNTDAHIARATLEAICYQTRDVVDAMAQDSGVTLDVLKVDGGITVNNLCMQIQADVLGVPVSRPVVAETTALGAAYAAGLAVGFWKSTDELRENWNESQRWQPSWSAQQREQGYGRWKKAVQRTLDWVDVD
- a CDS encoding glycerol-3-phosphate dehydrogenase/oxidase, whose protein sequence is MSALSPDTRDAALRALAGAEVDVLVVGGGVVGAGCALDAVTRGLSVGLVEARDFASGTSSRSSKLIHGGLRYLEMLDFGLVREALRERGLILSRLAPHLARPVRFLYPLRHRGWERLYAGAGVTLYDAMAWPGALPRHRHLTRRGALRACPALRKDALVGALQYHDAQVDDARHTMFLARTAAAYGAHVANRVEVTGFLREGERVTGVRVADLEHGRTFEIRAQQVINATGVWTDDTQALIGERGQFHVRASKGIHLVVPRDRIPSTTGLILRTATSVLFVIPWGRHWIVGTTDTDWNLDKAHPAASAKDIDYLLTEVNKVLSTRLERADVQGVYAGLRPLLSGESESTSQLSREHMVASPVPGLVVVAGGKYTTYRVMARDAVDACVFNLDRPVARCCTDRVPLIGAEGFPALWNRRGLIAAESGLHVARVEHLLGRYGSLIGELLALIRDDPALGRPLAGADDYLCAEVVYAAAAEGARHLVDVLTRRTRISIETFDRGTVCAAEAAELMGRVLGWTPRQRDREVENYRLRVDAERDSQEQQDDETADAARLGAPEVVPVQIR